In the genome of Streptomyces sp. P3, the window CAAGCGGTCCAAGCCCGGCGACGACGTCCCCTCGTGGCTGATGCAGCACCCGGCCAAGCTCACCGACGAGGAGATGGTCCACCAGATCGCCCTGCTGCTGGTGGCGGGCAACGAGCCGCTGCGCAACCTCATCGGGAACACCCTGCACCGCCTGCTCACCCATGACGCGTACGCCCACCAGGGCGGTCTGATCGACGAGGCGATCGACGACACGCTGTGGGAGAACCCGCCGATGCAGAACCTCGGCGCCCACTACCCGGTGTCCGACATGGAGTTCGCCGGACAGAAGCTGCAGGCCGGCGACCTCCTGCTGGTCAGCTACGCCGCGGCCAACACCGGTCCGGCGCTGACGGCCGCACGCCAGGCCGGCAGCAACCGCGCCCACCTCGCCTGGAGCGCGGGCCCGCACGCCTGCCCGTCCAAGGAGCCCGCCCGGCAGATCACCGTGACGGCCATCGAGAACCTGCTGAACAAGCTGCCCGACGTCGAGCTGGCGGTGCCCACCGAGAGCCTGACCTGGCGGCCGGGCCCCTTCAACCGCGGACTCACGGTGCTGCCCGCCAAGTTCACCCCGGTGCAGATCGTCCAGCGGCCCGCGCCGGCCCGCAGGGAGTCCCCGGTGCGTCCGCAGTACACGGCCCCGGCGGGCGGCAGGAGCGAACGCGGAGGCGTGTGGAGCCAGTTCCTCAACTGGCTGACGAGGTGATGCACACAACACCCGTCAACTCTGCTTCACTGCATGACGATTCAACCGCAGGGGTAGTGAGGAACGCGATATTCCGTGTTCCTCATGAGTAGGAGGAGATGTCGTGGACTCCAGATCCGCCGACGCCGATTTCATACGACACCCCATCGTCTTGCACCCCCTGATACCCGCCTCCCCAGGCGGGTATCTTCTTGCCCGCCCCGTTCCCGAGGGCGAGGTCCGATGACCGGCGCGCGCCCCGGCGCCACGGGCGAGCCGACGGTGGGCACGCTCGGCGGCCACGCGGCCCGTCAGTTACTGCGACTGAGCGAGATCGCGGGTCTGCCCGCCGTCGACTCCGAGGTCTACGCGCGCACGCTTCTCGACGTGCTGGGCCCTCTCGCGCAGCGACCGCTGGAACTGCCGCCGCCCAGCCGCAGCTTCCTCTCGGACGACCACACCCCCGTGGAGTTCTCCCTCTCCTGCGAACCGGACGCGCCGCCGACCCTGCGGGTACTCCTCGAGCCGGGGGCGGGCGCCGGCGACCTGACGGACAACGGCCGCACCGGACTGCGGGTGATACGCGAGATGGGCCGGCGCT includes:
- a CDS encoding cytochrome P450; this translates as MDQPTAPVPPPGCPAHQADGRVPLYGPDFAADPQAYYSYLRHYGPTAPVELSPGVEATLVTDYAFALQLLQDSGAFRKDARRWRDLNEGRIPADSPVAPLLAHRPNAMFSDGAEHHRLRQAITDSMARVDSRKLSQTTEQVSNYLISQFGSRGSADLLGDYAKQLPLFVFNELFGCTADIGDRVVFGITGMFDGVNAEQAVGVMFGAIGELVALKRSKPGDDVPSWLMQHPAKLTDEEMVHQIALLLVAGNEPLRNLIGNTLHRLLTHDAYAHQGGLIDEAIDDTLWENPPMQNLGAHYPVSDMEFAGQKLQAGDLLLVSYAAANTGPALTAARQAGSNRAHLAWSAGPHACPSKEPARQITVTAIENLLNKLPDVELAVPTESLTWRPGPFNRGLTVLPAKFTPVQIVQRPAPARRESPVRPQYTAPAGGRSERGGVWSQFLNWLTR